ctgttttatgaccctaaaatgccaaaaaatgaagaacggtctgaaaattgttcattaggtcatttttatggggccattaaattttaggagattcgggccTGGTttcccgaattcatgcagatggcgtggactatagcatactAAAATTcgggaatcgtcctgaattcctctTTTATGGttctaaaacgcaaaaaatgaggaactgtcatggcaaaGTGATGACTGTTATTCATTAGGTAGTTTTTGGTGGGCacacaaaattttaggagattcggagccggttgcccgaattcatgcagatggcatggattatagcacacgaaaatctaaggatcgtcctgaattcctgttttatggccctaaaacgccaaaaaatgagaaacggttatGACCAAgatatgactattgttcattagatcgttttatatgggcccacaaaatttaaGAATATTCGGAgacggtcgcccgaattcatgctgATGGCGTGGActggcacacgaaaatctgggaatcgtcctgaattcctgttttatggtcctaaaacgccgaaaaataaggaacgatcatagcgaaacgatgactattgttcattaggtctttTTTTATGTGCCCGTAAAATTTTAGTAAATTCGTGCTAGCCAAAATCTCTATCCAGCCCCAAAGACTTAAATCTAGTAATAAGAACCACATGATGTATGCATTAGATGTACATTACGGGTCCGAACTCTACAATAGACAAAACTCTGTAGTTAAGTAAAGAATGATTAACAGTAGCCAACAACTATCAATCATCGAGTTTCTAGCAGTACTTAATGGTATGATCAGTGGTCAAGTGAGCACAGTTATTTGTAGGAGTGTTCGTTGGTCGGTACGGTACAATATTTAGACATTTTAAtttggtattttcggtattcgatttcttaaaatgcaatatcaataccgtacctaattaaattcggtatggtttggTTTTTCTcttttcggtttcggtttggtaacttcgatttattcggtttgaatactaactagtgcatagaagCACATACTGTAATATTctaaattaaagtactcaaaaatacaaaactaaaaatatttgttgacaaaagttttgtctaaaactagcaaatatcaacccagagagagaaaactatatataaatgaataaatttgatcattagaaatgtcttgttactttTTAGAGTTAactgatgaacttagagaataaagaaaagtaaaattttaaatttttatatttatgttataactaataatatgtgtattgtgtaatataatatatatttcggtacagtatcggtatttcggtattttattttaaaataccaaatactatacctaataccaatattttttaaaacttaaaccaaatatcaaaatattgaatatcaaatattaaaatttttGATTTCGATACGATAATTCAATATTTACCAAATTATACACCGTCCTTGATATTTGATACTTATAGTGATAGGTGCAGCTGCACAGTGAAATAACACAAACTAGCATGGACACATCCGTCATACAAAAAAAAACTGACGCTACCTAAAAataatcttatttattatttcctTTCTAATTTTCCAAAGGATgcaaattaaatataaaaaaataacgaCACGTGTGTCTCAATTATTAATCTAGTACTAGTACAACCCCTAGAGAATTCTTCTATAATAAAGAGTGACACGTTCAGTACGTGTTCTACTCATCTTCAACAAACATCTTCAGTGATTTGAGTTTCTTCCTTAAACTGTAAAAATGGAAACTAAGCCTACAGAAATCAGCAGCTCCAAGATGTTTGGAGGTTACAACAAGAGATACAAACACTTCAGCCCAACACTTGGTTGTTCTATGAATTTCCACATCTTTTTCCCCCCTCCTACTTCCCCTTCTCACAAGTTCCCTGTAAGTTTTCCACTTTTTTATCCATTTTTTCAAGAACCCGTTTTTGAATTATCGATAAATTTATTAACAACCATCTTGGATTTATGGGTTTTAGTTGCAAAGTTTCATTTTTTAAAGCTCAATATTGGAGTAAGATGGGCCAAATGTGCCTGAATTGAACAGTATGATAGTAAATGATTTATGTGACTGACCTCTAGGATAATTCTTGCTGAATAGAATCATCTTTTAACTACCCATTGATTAATTAGCAGCTAGGATTTATGGGTTTTACTTGCAAAAATTCATTGCTCTTAATTTATATTCTCAGTCTTTTTGTTGCTTtcgggtctttcggaaacagtctctctcccttcttgaaggtaggggtaaggtcacATACTATCCTCCCCCAAATCCCACAAGATCCTCCCCAAATCCCacaagaccccacttgtgggattacaccgattctgttgttgttgttgttagccTTTTTGTTGCTTTGTTGCACTAGTCAATGTCTTTGATTGATCTCTTCTTGTTACCTTATCAAGTGAATTCTTTTGTTAGTCTgttcttttttcttgtttttttgtATTTCGTCCAAATTTTTCTGACGGGTTTTGACAGGAGATgtagtttaagaaagaaagaaggatttttaCAGACAGTTGTGTTGTTATAAATCATCTTATTAATTGTAAAATGtgaattttaaagttaaattgctTCTCAATATGGAAATGTGTCATTCCTTTTGGATAGACGAAAAAGGAAAGTGTGTTGCATAAATTACGACATCGGTAGTAAGGTTTTTGCTAGTGTATTATTTAGCTCAGAATTGGACTGAAATGGGCTTAAATAGAATGGAATGATTATTAAATGATTTATGTGACTGACCCCAACTAGCTTGTATTGAGGCGTAGTTGATTGATTGAATGTGTTCTTGATCCATTCACTTGGAATCAGTTTGATGTTTGTTTTTCTCCATTTGTTAAGTGGTAGGAGTGtatttacaattattttatgtgGTGCTATGTTAGCTGATGCCACATTGATTTTGTTTCATTGATGGACCTGTTTTATGTTGGTTATGAGTGTAATCATATTGGTTAGCTATGTTTACGGATGTTGTATGGCTGCACCAATTTTTAGGTTCTTTACTGGCTCTCTGGCTTAACTTGCACGGACGAGAACTTTATAGCTAAATCTGGTGCTCAACGTGCTGCTTCAAATGAGGGTGTTGCGCTGATTGTTCCTGATACATCTCCAAGTGAGCTTCTTGGCTTATTTGAAGTGTTTATTGGCTTTTAAGCACTTTTCTAGTTTTTGTGGTGTTTGGCAATGATAAAAAGTGCTTAAAAGCACTTACGTTTAGGCatgaaaagtacaaaaataagCCATTACCAACTTTTGGCTTTTGGTTTTTAGCTTATAAGCTACTTTTTAAAAGtcaatccaaacaccctctaaaTCACTATATGATAGAGGTCATTCATTTTCTAACACTAATATCTTTTAGATGATGCTATACTTTTATTTGTGATTGTCAATGAATACAAATTTAAAGTTCTTACCTGGTTATTACATGTTTTGAAGCTTGTCAAGGTAATACAGAATTTGACTATACATGAATactcggaaaagaaaaaaaacagaaGCATTACTTTTACTTAAAATGTAATGCATTTATCCTGCTATTAAAATTGACTTTTGTTATGTTAAAGTTCATAGTGGAGCATGAGCATCAATAAGCTGCACTTGACCTAGAAGAAGTGTGTGCTCCATCTCCCGCTCTTTGCTTAATTCCCATTGGGCTTTTTTTTGGGCGTTTTTCACCTTTTGATTTTCTTAAAACGTTGTAGTTAAACTTTCCACATAAACTGGGAGGACTGGGGGTTTTACAAAAGAAGTGCTTATTTCTCTTTAAAAAAAATGTTTATTTCTTTTCCCtatatttctttaaaaaaaaagaatcttGGATATTGTTGAACAAATATTTGTCTAAATATGGATGTTCTGAGCTTATGCCTAAGAATGATCTAGTGCTTTGACCAGATTTGTTGCTTGTTGCATCTAAGCTGTTAGATGAACAAGTCAACAGGGAATCATATCCTATTGAGAAACCCATTTTATTTTGTGTTATAGTATGTTTAGTCAGATAAAATCTATTGGTGAAATGTAAATTTGGATCTTTGAGACCTACGCTTTGTGCTAGTTAAGAAATTACATTTGTGAGGAACGGGATCATGCCATCCTAGTTTAGATGGTGGGGCCCAAGGGGTGGATTGTTGAGTATACACCATGTAGTCATATCACTTTTGTGCTGGAGTTCACCTGTCCTGAGCAGCAGACTATGTAATGAATCACAGAGCAGTAGATGTAGTCCTGTTGCAATTTAAACCTTATTAGTCAACTAGGCAAATCTTGAGTTAGGTGATGAGGCTGCAAGCTCtcatatatgtatgtgtgtgtgtaacTAAAACTTAGCCTTCTATGTGATGGTAATTATCTTAATCAAGCTATTCTTATTTCTTACTTTTGTACATATGGGCTATAAATCTAACTTGGTATTGCCTGTTCTTATTACAGGAGGCCTGAATGTGGAAGGAGAGTCAGACAGCTGGGACTTCGGTGTAGGTATGTGAAAAATATGTGTCCTTATCGATATATATAAATGATTGACAGGGAGTACATACTTATAAAGAGTTTGACATCTGACGACCACACAGACCATGTGGGAGTTTCAAGGCTTACCTTATGATATGTTTCTTCATGTCTGCTCTACATGTTTTCCATTGATGAATCAGTGATGGGGATAGTAATATGGACAATTTGATTTGTTCGCATATATTAGAACTCCCGCCAATATGATTTATATGCTTCCAAATCCTGTATTTTTCCCCTTCGTTCCCAAAGttcaaggaaaaaaaaaaaaatactactaGAAACTAACAAGAACGGCTTGTCTTGGTGTGGACAGCTTTTGGCCTATATTGGTTATTGATGCCAACATCTCTCTTTGTGCCAAAATTTGTGGTTACTTAAACTAAAAGACCTCTAGAATCCTCACCTATAAGATCAAGCTTGAAAATGCAATAGGATCACTTGTCATGATTCATGCAACTTCCACTTATACTGATATTTTGATGTCATTGCATCTTGTAGCCTGTTGACCGAACTTTTCCTTTTCTTAATCAATTTCGTTACTCTTCTACTAAGGCTTAGGCTTGTTTACATCATGTATTGTCTTTTCTGATGTACTTTTTTGTTCCCAATATGAACTTAACATTTGCAACCCGAAGAAGCTTGACTTACGATAGATTATGTGTAACACTGGGAATAAAGGGTTCTAATTTCCTTAGAGAAAAGTGCCTCACATTTCCTTTTAAAATGCTGTTATGCTCCATTCAGGAAATAATGGTCAACCATACTATCCCTTAATTTTCTTACACCTGAATTGCTTTTTCAGAAGGAATGGGTTATTTGCAGTGCCATCTAAGTTTATGATAACTCTTAGCTGAGATTCTTTGTTTAAATTTTCATAAGCTGAATTCGGCAACGTATGAGAAACTTCAAATTTATTTTTTGGAATAGGTGCTGGTTTCTATCTAAATGCTACACAAGAGAAATGGAAGAACTGGAGGATGTATGACTATGTGGTCAAAGAATTGCCGACACTTCTTCTTGAAAACTTTCCAGAACTTGATACATCACGCGCATCTATCTTCGGTCACTCTATGGGTGGGCATGGAGCACTGACAGTCTACCTGAAAAACCTGGATAAATATAAGGTAGTTCTCTGTGAAAATTATGTCTCTACACATGAACTGAATTTTTGCCAGCAGCTGACTGATTTTATTTGCCGCTGAATCCTAAGGTTTGAAATTTTGAATATTTAAAGCTTCTTTAGACCTTTAGTTTTCATATGAATTCATGTGAGCATTCACACGAAGCATTTTGCTTGTTTTCTTTCCAGTCAGTATCTGCTTTTGCTCCTATTGCAAATCCGATCAACTGTCCCTGGGGCCTGAAGGCTTTCACAA
This region of Nicotiana tomentosiformis chromosome 4, ASM39032v3, whole genome shotgun sequence genomic DNA includes:
- the LOC104095993 gene encoding S-formylglutathione hydrolase-like, whose translation is METKPTEISSSKMFGGYNKRYKHFSPTLGCSMNFHIFFPPPTSPSHKFPVLYWLSGLTCTDENFIAKSGAQRAASNEGVALIVPDTSPRGLNVEGESDSWDFGVGAGFYLNATQEKWKNWRMYDYVVKELPTLLLENFPELDTSRASIFGHSMGGHGALTVYLKNLDKYKSVSAFAPIANPINCPWGLKAFTNYLGENKADWEEYDATCLVSRFNNVSATILIDQGGDDKFLKDQLLPHKFEAACRKVGVPLLVRLQPGYDHSYYFIATFIDDHIRHHAQALKL